The following are encoded in a window of Thermodesulfobacterium geofontis OPF15 genomic DNA:
- a CDS encoding MotE family protein: MYRFFRFKINFKLRTKNLFWFLMVLGITKFILVTALIFSEVSRVSAKEGPTVTGCPPEFFEVLDLEKAKLSEKAKEIEIREKELELMEKRIREQMIALKDLEATIDQKLNKLEAIQDERTKLLARAISEMRAGKAAEILINMDKDMAVKILSQLKSQQIASILSAMPPDKAANLSAALSGYPPKEY; the protein is encoded by the coding sequence ATGTATAGGTTTTTTAGATTTAAAATAAATTTTAAGTTGAGAACTAAAAATCTTTTTTGGTTTCTAATGGTTTTAGGTATAACTAAATTTATATTAGTAACAGCTTTAATTTTTTCAGAAGTAAGTAGGGTTTCTGCAAAAGAGGGACCTACTGTTACAGGATGTCCTCCTGAATTTTTTGAAGTCCTTGATTTAGAGAAAGCTAAACTCTCCGAGAAGGCTAAAGAAATAGAAATAAGAGAAAAAGAGTTAGAATTAATGGAAAAAAGGATTCGTGAACAAATGATAGCTTTAAAAGATTTAGAAGCTACTATAGACCAAAAACTCAATAAACTTGAAGCTATACAAGATGAAAGAACTAAACTTTTAGCCAGAGCTATATCTGAAATGAGAGCAGGAAAGGCTGCTGAAATTTTAATAAATATGGATAAAGATATGGCTGTAAAAATATTAAGTCAATTAAAAAGTCAACAAATAGCAAGTATTTTAAGTGCTATGCCTCCAGATAAAGCTGCTAATCTTTCTGCAGCTCTTTCTGGTTATCCTCCAAAGGAGTATTAG
- a CDS encoding tetratricopeptide repeat protein — protein MKKLKSSFMAFLILLSFLSIFIFFSISISESPKDLGIILFSYNKTEEKEAQLKKAEETIQKIKTAFNQKLYEKVTDLLKELPPDFSLTPEENLIISESFLRSGFPERASEFSEKVISVKTGTHEACLANLINIKAYIIRGEYKTAKKNLEDFLNSYCDEGLKKEAKVLLYFIKELPAEEIKKLDKNLIIKNFGEIYKLRGIYFIKKGELKKAEDDFFTFINVYGTYKEAPEVIYQLAEAYLKKDEEKAKIFYELIITNWDGTKEALFSKFRLYQIAYEKSLIKELLPEKTKEDLISFATLIKSKYPEEKIAEEASFMIVKVSFEDKNYFSARKGAIEFLKTYERSPLIDVVKTYYCKSVSSLFEENYEKKNLSLVTKLEVEDKDLFEKTKCGEAYYTLGDIYFNYNLYTKASYCFIRAYELNNKEELIPKILLKLGLLALEDKNLDLFNDIFNFLDKSKYKDSIKDPYYFYLKAFYEGQKNLSSGEYYLNLVLNSTLSEKFKEKLLKYFRDRALYLKQYGKALAYTNNPFFKAKADDYVLLLLETFNTDKVVFENTLKYAKEKFPDNLKIKWLEAYYLEKKGNIKISTEMWKELTKGNSLESELAKSYEKMRNFVERTHQTVF, from the coding sequence ATGAAAAAATTAAAATCTTCTTTTATGGCTTTCTTAATCCTTTTAAGTTTTTTATCTATTTTTATTTTCTTTTCTATTTCAATTTCTGAAAGCCCAAAAGATTTGGGTATTATTTTATTTTCTTATAATAAAACCGAAGAAAAAGAAGCTCAATTAAAAAAAGCTGAAGAAACTATACAAAAAATAAAGACTGCCTTTAATCAAAAACTTTACGAAAAGGTCACGGATCTTTTAAAAGAACTACCCCCTGATTTTTCCCTTACTCCTGAAGAAAATTTAATTATTTCTGAAAGTTTTCTTAGGTCTGGTTTTCCAGAAAGGGCTTCTGAATTCTCTGAAAAAGTTATTTCAGTAAAAACTGGAACTCATGAAGCCTGCTTAGCAAATTTAATAAATATAAAAGCCTATATAATAAGAGGTGAATATAAAACTGCCAAAAAAAATTTGGAAGATTTTTTAAATTCTTATTGTGATGAAGGTTTAAAAAAGGAAGCCAAAGTTCTCCTTTATTTTATCAAAGAACTTCCTGCAGAAGAAATTAAAAAATTAGATAAAAATCTAATTATAAAAAATTTTGGAGAAATTTATAAACTTAGAGGGATTTATTTCATAAAAAAAGGAGAACTTAAAAAAGCTGAAGATGATTTTTTTACTTTTATAAATGTATATGGAACTTATAAGGAAGCCCCAGAAGTAATATATCAGTTAGCTGAAGCTTATTTAAAGAAAGACGAAGAAAAGGCAAAAATTTTTTATGAATTAATTATTACCAATTGGGATGGCACCAAAGAAGCCCTTTTTTCTAAATTTAGACTCTATCAAATAGCTTATGAAAAGAGCTTAATTAAAGAACTTCTTCCTGAGAAAACTAAAGAGGATTTAATTTCGTTTGCTACTCTAATTAAAAGTAAATATCCTGAAGAAAAAATAGCTGAAGAAGCAAGCTTTATGATTGTTAAAGTTTCCTTTGAAGATAAAAACTATTTCTCAGCAAGAAAAGGTGCTATAGAATTTTTAAAAACCTATGAAAGAAGTCCATTAATTGATGTAGTCAAAACTTATTATTGTAAAAGTGTAAGCTCTCTTTTTGAAGAAAATTATGAAAAGAAAAATCTTTCCTTAGTAACAAAACTGGAAGTAGAAGATAAGGATCTTTTTGAAAAAACTAAATGTGGAGAAGCTTATTATACATTGGGAGATATTTATTTTAACTATAACCTTTACACTAAAGCTTCTTATTGTTTTATTAGAGCTTATGAACTAAATAATAAAGAGGAACTAATTCCTAAGATTTTGCTTAAATTAGGATTGTTAGCCTTGGAAGATAAAAACTTAGATCTATTTAATGATATTTTTAATTTTTTAGATAAAAGCAAATATAAAGACTCGATAAAAGATCCTTATTATTTTTATTTAAAGGCTTTTTATGAAGGGCAAAAAAACTTAAGTAGTGGAGAATATTATTTAAATTTAGTTTTAAATTCAACTTTATCAGAAAAATTTAAAGAAAAACTCTTAAAATATTTTCGTGACAGAGCTCTTTATTTAAAACAATATGGTAAAGCCTTAGCCTATACAAATAATCCCTTTTTTAAAGCTAAAGCCGATGATTATGTCCTTTTACTTTTGGAAACTTTTAATACTGATAAAGTTGTTTTTGAAAATACTTTAAAATATGCTAAAGAAAAATTTCCCGATAATTTAAAAATAAAATGGTTAGAAGCTTACTATTTAGAAAAAAAAGGAAATATTAAGATTTCTACAGAAATGTGGAAAGAGTTAACGAAAGGGAATTCTTTAGAAAGTGAACTTGCTAAAAGTTATGAAAAAATGAGAAATTTTGTAGAAAGAACTCATCAAACGGTATTTTAA
- a CDS encoding sigma-54 interaction domain-containing protein: MKGKICLTGDSLEVKLLRDSLLERGLEVLFFKKSEFDFQKIPSSIDVMVYELSYEETKNPLLVDNFFKLGLKSIVFLAERADLEDAIEFIKRGAYDFKLLSTPFEIMEKTILYALEEKKIFWQDSAFITKNPYMLKILKKLEEVAQSKAPILLVGETGTGKELLSKYIHQKSPRRFGPFIAINCAALPESLLESELFGYEKGAFSGANFRKKGKIELADKGTLLLDEITEMHPHLQSKLLRVLQEEEVDRLGGYQPIKVDIRLISTTNKNIEKEVSEGRFRSDLFYRINVITVKIPSLRERKEDIELLAFYFLEKFSTLYHKNINGFTERALSFLKNYHFPGNVRELKNMIERAVLTCEDKLIDLENIIDPFSQNIPSSYTGTNFAKNSIEVKPLSELEREAILKALEICKGNRTKAAELLGITVRTLRNKLKQYEREGLL, encoded by the coding sequence ATGAAGGGAAAAATATGTTTAACTGGAGATAGTTTAGAAGTAAAACTTCTTAGAGATTCTCTCTTAGAAAGGGGACTTGAAGTTTTATTTTTTAAAAAATCTGAATTTGATTTTCAAAAGATCCCCTCATCCATAGATGTAATGGTTTACGAACTTTCCTATGAAGAAACTAAAAATCCTTTGTTAGTAGATAATTTTTTTAAATTAGGATTAAAATCTATTGTTTTCTTAGCTGAAAGAGCAGATTTGGAAGATGCTATTGAATTTATTAAGAGAGGAGCTTATGATTTTAAGCTTCTTTCAACCCCTTTTGAAATTATGGAAAAAACTATTTTATATGCCTTAGAAGAAAAAAAGATTTTCTGGCAAGATTCTGCTTTTATCACTAAAAATCCCTATATGCTTAAAATTCTTAAAAAATTAGAGGAGGTTGCTCAAAGCAAAGCTCCTATTCTTCTAGTAGGAGAAACAGGTACAGGAAAGGAACTCCTTTCTAAATATATTCACCAAAAAAGTCCCAGAAGATTTGGCCCTTTTATTGCTATAAACTGTGCAGCCCTACCAGAATCTCTTTTAGAGTCTGAACTTTTTGGTTATGAAAAAGGTGCATTTTCTGGGGCTAATTTTAGAAAAAAAGGAAAAATAGAGTTAGCAGATAAAGGAACCCTTTTATTAGACGAAATTACAGAAATGCACCCACATCTTCAAAGCAAACTTTTAAGAGTTCTTCAAGAAGAAGAGGTAGATCGTTTAGGTGGTTATCAACCTATAAAAGTAGATATAAGGCTAATTTCAACTACTAACAAAAATATCGAAAAAGAAGTTTCTGAAGGACGCTTTAGAAGCGATCTCTTTTATAGAATAAATGTTATTACTGTCAAAATTCCGTCATTAAGAGAAAGAAAGGAAGATATAGAGCTTTTAGCTTTTTATTTTCTGGAAAAATTTTCCACTCTTTATCATAAAAATATAAATGGCTTTACAGAAAGAGCCCTTTCTTTTTTAAAAAATTATCACTTTCCCGGAAATGTGAGAGAATTAAAAAATATGATTGAACGTGCTGTTCTCACTTGCGAAGATAAATTAATAGACTTAGAAAATATTATAGATCCTTTTTCTCAAAACATACCTTCTTCTTATACAGGCACAAATTTTGCAAAAAATTCTATAGAAGTAAAACCGCTTTCAGAATTGGAGAGAGAAGCTATTTTAAAGGCTTTAGAAATATGTAAAGGAAACAGAACTAAAGCAGCAGAACTTTTAGGAATTACTGTTAGAACTTTAAGAAATAAGCTTAAACAATATGAAAGAGAAGGCTTGTTATAG
- the fliF gene encoding flagellar basal-body MS-ring/collar protein FliF encodes MDLRKIPDQLIDFWKRLDKRQKILLIGGSIGITLLLILSIWLYNQANWGLLYRGLDEQTTGQIVQYLKEQKIPYKVEMDGSIYVPKDKVPEIRMEIASKGLIGGGGPGFELFDKEKMGLTEFQEKVTYQRALEGELARTIMGIKGIKSARVHLALPKETLFIEEEKPPKASVLIELKPGYQLTSSQIKGIVNLVSGAVPKLDPKNVAVIDANTGKSLYTPSEEEELPVTKLAYKEKIEKQLKDKIEEILSGALGYGKAIAQVWVDISFDKENIAEEIYDPEGTAIVSEETEEEQKISKIPDEGGEAGVKGTLLKKMEATSPQPQGETYSKKRILKNYEVSKKVRNLEISPGSIKKISVAVLVDKSVLGENATAKLAWIEELVKGAIGYNPDRGDEVKIQTEEFAKIPMPKPSIIDYVSQFYKPLLLIGALILLYLFVIRPLIKALTPKPVPVEAPPARPSIPTPPEEEELAPLPQEIALGIIKSQPERAAMLVKKWLLEETLEERKKALSEAGY; translated from the coding sequence ATGGATTTAAGAAAAATTCCTGATCAACTAATAGATTTTTGGAAAAGATTAGATAAAAGGCAGAAAATACTTTTAATAGGTGGATCAATTGGAATTACTTTGCTTTTAATACTAAGTATTTGGTTATATAATCAGGCTAATTGGGGACTTCTTTATAGAGGTCTTGATGAACAGACAACTGGACAAATTGTGCAATACCTTAAGGAACAAAAAATTCCTTATAAAGTAGAAATGGATGGAAGTATTTATGTACCAAAGGATAAAGTTCCTGAGATAAGAATGGAAATAGCAAGTAAAGGGTTGATTGGAGGAGGTGGTCCTGGATTTGAACTATTTGATAAGGAAAAAATGGGGCTCACAGAGTTTCAAGAAAAAGTAACTTATCAAAGAGCTCTAGAAGGAGAGCTTGCAAGAACCATTATGGGAATAAAAGGAATAAAATCTGCAAGAGTTCATCTTGCTTTACCTAAGGAAACTTTATTTATAGAGGAGGAAAAGCCTCCTAAGGCTTCAGTATTAATAGAACTTAAACCTGGTTATCAACTCACTTCCTCTCAAATAAAAGGTATTGTTAATTTAGTTAGTGGAGCTGTGCCAAAACTTGATCCAAAAAATGTAGCTGTTATAGATGCTAATACTGGAAAAAGTCTTTATACTCCTTCAGAAGAGGAAGAATTACCAGTTACTAAGCTTGCTTATAAAGAAAAAATAGAAAAGCAATTAAAAGATAAAATAGAAGAAATACTTTCAGGAGCTTTAGGATATGGAAAGGCTATAGCTCAAGTATGGGTAGATATTTCCTTTGATAAAGAAAACATTGCAGAAGAAATTTATGATCCTGAAGGAACAGCAATAGTTTCTGAAGAAACAGAGGAAGAACAAAAAATAAGTAAAATACCAGATGAAGGTGGAGAAGCTGGTGTTAAAGGAACTCTCCTTAAGAAAATGGAAGCCACTTCACCTCAACCCCAAGGAGAGACATATTCTAAAAAAAGAATTCTCAAAAATTACGAAGTTAGTAAAAAGGTTAGAAATCTTGAAATTTCACCTGGAAGTATTAAAAAAATAAGTGTAGCTGTTTTGGTTGATAAAAGTGTTTTAGGAGAAAATGCTACTGCAAAACTTGCCTGGATTGAAGAATTGGTGAAGGGTGCTATAGGATATAATCCTGACAGAGGAGATGAAGTGAAAATACAAACAGAAGAATTTGCTAAAATCCCTATGCCAAAACCTAGTATAATAGATTATGTATCTCAGTTTTATAAACCTCTTTTATTAATTGGTGCTTTAATTTTGTTATATCTTTTTGTTATTAGACCTCTTATTAAAGCTCTTACGCCAAAACCTGTTCCTGTAGAAGCACCACCTGCCCGTCCTAGTATACCAACCCCTCCTGAGGAAGAAGAATTAGCTCCTTTACCTCAAGAGATTGCCTTAGGAATTATAAAAAGTCAACCAGAAAGAGCTGCTATGCTTGTTAAAAAGTGGCTTTTAGAAGAAACATTAGAAGAAAGGAAAAAAGCTCTATCTGAGGCTGGATATTAA
- the fliE gene encoding flagellar hook-basal body complex protein FliE, with translation MKINLNPNIQIKNLQNLQNKTLENKLDFKNFFLQKIKDIDTSQKEAQKMLEALAKGEDIDFSEVALAISKADLNFKLLLRIRNKVLEAYQEIMRMQI, from the coding sequence ATGAAAATTAATCTTAATCCAAATATTCAAATTAAAAATTTACAAAATCTTCAAAATAAAACTTTAGAAAACAAATTAGATTTTAAAAATTTTTTTCTTCAAAAAATAAAAGATATAGACACCTCTCAAAAGGAAGCTCAAAAAATGTTAGAAGCTCTGGCTAAAGGTGAAGATATAGATTTCTCAGAAGTTGCGCTTGCAATATCTAAGGCCGATTTAAATTTTAAACTTCTTCTTAGGATAAGAAATAAAGTTTTAGAAGCTTATCAAGAAATTATGAGAATGCAGATCTAA
- the tatC gene encoding twin-arginine translocase subunit TatC, whose product MNPKKIAQFLKGFLKLWKNKGILIIFLLIAIYLTFFLLSPYILKHLQTSYNQKFVFYSVSEPLVSLLKFSLVLTFILLFPFLWYFLISFFNFLYSFKKSHFWLFYVLGLFLFYLGVVFCYEVTLPFGIKFLISFKTEKIEPAISLGHFVNFFSFFILAFGLIFELPLFICFLSMGRIINPSKLGSYRKEIFFIIVVIAALVTPTPDAFNMSLLAIPLYILFELGLFLSKLIQKSETTLNTSNTPLEDNQKELQKD is encoded by the coding sequence ATGAACCCTAAAAAAATAGCTCAATTTTTAAAGGGATTTTTAAAATTATGGAAAAATAAAGGTATTTTAATAATATTTTTATTAATTGCTATTTATCTAACTTTTTTCTTGTTATCTCCTTATATTTTAAAACATCTCCAAACCAGCTATAATCAAAAATTTGTCTTTTATAGTGTTTCAGAACCGTTAGTTTCACTTTTAAAATTTTCTTTGGTTTTGACCTTTATACTTTTATTTCCTTTCCTTTGGTATTTTTTAATTTCTTTTTTCAATTTTCTTTATTCTTTTAAAAAAAGCCATTTTTGGTTGTTTTATGTATTAGGACTTTTTTTATTTTATTTAGGAGTGGTTTTTTGTTATGAAGTTACTCTTCCTTTCGGAATAAAATTTCTCATTTCTTTTAAAACAGAAAAAATTGAGCCAGCTATTTCTCTTGGTCATTTTGTTAATTTCTTTAGTTTTTTTATTCTTGCTTTTGGACTAATTTTTGAGTTACCCTTATTTATCTGTTTTTTATCTATGGGAAGAATTATTAATCCTTCAAAACTTGGTAGTTATAGAAAAGAAATATTTTTTATAATAGTAGTTATTGCAGCTTTAGTTACACCTACTCCAGATGCCTTCAATATGTCTCTTCTTGCTATTCCTTTATATATATTATTTGAACTTGGTTTATTTTTAAGTAAGCTTATTCAAAAATCAGAGACTACTTTAAATACTTCTAATACTCCTTTGGAGGATAACCAGAAAGAGCTGCAGAAAGATTAG
- a CDS encoding FliH/SctL family protein translates to MSKILKTKKKLEVSIIKPDLVPTENETFQSLFEVNLKVSSKEKNKTKEEGFEKGYKEGFNKGYLEGYKMGHKEGFEKGKKEAEEKYKNLAIKLEGEFQEKIKIVETFLKNIEKETRELIINMDKEILNLALDIANKITLKEVKTDPEIPLRIIKEALNYIAEGTELNIKVNPEEYSFLEKNLSKHIPPSQKIKLIPDESISKGGVFIETSLGVIDATFEKRWKKLLDSLFKDEG, encoded by the coding sequence TTGTCTAAAATTCTAAAAACTAAGAAAAAGCTTGAGGTTTCAATTATTAAACCTGATTTAGTTCCTACAGAAAATGAAACCTTTCAGTCTCTCTTTGAAGTAAATTTAAAAGTTAGTTCTAAAGAAAAAAATAAAACTAAAGAAGAAGGATTTGAAAAGGGTTATAAAGAAGGATTTAACAAGGGTTATCTTGAAGGATATAAAATGGGGCATAAAGAAGGATTCGAAAAGGGAAAAAAGGAAGCTGAAGAAAAATATAAAAATTTAGCAATAAAATTAGAAGGGGAATTTCAAGAAAAAATTAAAATAGTAGAAACCTTTTTAAAAAATATAGAAAAAGAAACCCGAGAATTGATTATAAATATGGATAAAGAAATTTTAAACTTAGCTTTAGATATAGCTAATAAAATAACTTTAAAAGAAGTTAAGACAGATCCTGAAATTCCACTAAGAATAATAAAAGAAGCTTTAAATTACATTGCTGAAGGGACAGAATTAAATATTAAGGTAAATCCTGAAGAATACAGCTTTTTAGAAAAAAATTTGTCAAAACATATACCTCCTTCTCAAAAAATTAAATTAATCCCTGATGAATCGATTTCTAAGGGAGGAGTATTTATTGAAACTTCCTTAGGGGTTATTGATGCAACTTTTGAAAAGAGATGGAAAAAACTTTTAGATAGTCTTTTTAAAGATGAAGGTTAA
- the flgB gene encoding flagellar basal body rod protein FlgB: protein MLGVFERTFNLVKTALKIRSYKHSLLASNIANVDTPGYRRKDIPFEKIIQSYLSEKNRLKTTHPKHFDGSFKNINKLLKAYEEETLGTPNNVNLEEELVQLTENQMLYEATLQALSKELERLKEAITEGGR, encoded by the coding sequence ATGTTAGGTGTATTTGAAAGAACTTTCAATCTTGTAAAAACTGCTTTAAAGATAAGATCTTATAAACATTCTCTTCTTGCATCAAATATAGCTAATGTTGATACTCCTGGGTATAGAAGAAAAGATATTCCCTTTGAAAAAATTATTCAAAGTTATCTTTCTGAGAAAAACCGTCTCAAAACTACTCATCCTAAGCATTTTGATGGATCTTTTAAAAATATAAATAAACTTTTAAAAGCCTATGAAGAAGAAACTTTAGGGACTCCAAATAATGTTAATCTTGAAGAAGAATTGGTTCAGCTTACAGAAAATCAAATGCTATACGAAGCCACACTACAAGCCCTTTCAAAAGAATTAGAAAGGTTGAAAGAAGCAATTACTGAAGGAGGTAGATAA
- the flgC gene encoding flagellar basal body rod protein FlgC, whose translation MNLLKISQIVGSGLLAQRVRLNIAATNIANSQVTRTLEGGPYRAKVVVLKAIPISEKNPELKAVKVEKIVDDPSPFKEVYDPGHPDADERGIVKYPNVDVITEMVELLSAGRAYEANLTVLSATKSMTLRTLDLLK comes from the coding sequence ATGAACCTACTTAAAATATCACAAATAGTAGGTAGTGGACTTTTAGCTCAAAGAGTAAGATTAAATATTGCTGCCACAAATATTGCAAATTCCCAAGTAACAAGGACTTTAGAAGGAGGACCTTATAGAGCTAAAGTTGTAGTTTTAAAAGCTATCCCTATTTCAGAAAAGAATCCTGAACTTAAAGCTGTAAAAGTAGAAAAAATAGTTGATGATCCCTCTCCTTTTAAAGAGGTTTATGATCCTGGACATCCAGATGCTGATGAAAGAGGAATTGTGAAGTATCCCAATGTAGATGTAATTACTGAAATGGTTGAACTTTTATCTGCAGGAAGAGCTTATGAAGCAAATTTAACTGTTCTTTCCGCTACTAAAAGTATGACTCTAAGAACTTTAGATTTATTAAAATAA
- a CDS encoding FliI/YscN family ATPase: MKVKNLEEYKKEISQIIPFEIYGYVTKLIGLTIESTGPFLKVGDLCKIEGQSTNLIAEVIGFKDNKLLLTALGDIKGIEVGAKVFPIGSSYAPVGEDFLGRIVNALGEPLDNKRKPKISDFYPLYGEPLKPLERAPIKEILDVGIKAINALLTIGRGQRVAIMAGSGVGKSTLLGMIARYTSADVNVIALIGERGREVREFIERDLKEDGLKKSVVVVATSDEAPSIRIRAAYYATSLAEYFRDKGYKVLLLMDSLTRFCMAGREIGLASGEPPTARGYTPSVFAILPKLLERAGPKIGAGDITGIYNVLVEGDDFNDPIADSVRSIVDGHIVLSRDLAHEGHYPPIDILASISRVMRDIVPKEHLDLAYQTIAILATYKKAEDLINIGAYVKGSNPDIDRAISLIGDLKNFLKQPVEEKYSLEDSVNLLKEIINKKL; this comes from the coding sequence ATGAAGGTTAAAAATTTAGAAGAATACAAAAAAGAGATTTCGCAAATAATTCCTTTTGAAATTTATGGATACGTTACTAAACTCATTGGCTTAACCATTGAAAGTACTGGACCGTTTTTAAAAGTAGGGGATCTTTGTAAAATTGAGGGGCAAAGTACAAATTTAATTGCAGAAGTTATAGGTTTTAAAGATAATAAGCTTTTGCTAACAGCTTTGGGTGATATAAAGGGAATTGAAGTTGGGGCAAAGGTCTTTCCTATAGGTTCTTCTTATGCGCCTGTAGGAGAAGATTTTCTTGGAAGAATAGTAAATGCTTTAGGAGAACCTTTAGATAATAAGAGAAAGCCTAAAATTTCGGATTTTTATCCCCTTTATGGAGAACCTTTAAAACCTTTAGAAAGAGCTCCGATAAAAGAAATTTTAGATGTAGGGATAAAAGCTATTAATGCACTTTTAACTATAGGAAGAGGACAAAGGGTAGCTATAATGGCAGGTTCTGGAGTAGGAAAAAGTACCCTTCTTGGAATGATAGCAAGATATACCAGTGCAGATGTAAATGTTATTGCTTTAATAGGAGAAAGAGGAAGAGAAGTGAGAGAATTTATAGAGAGAGATTTAAAAGAAGATGGGTTAAAAAAATCAGTTGTTGTAGTAGCAACCTCTGACGAAGCCCCATCAATAAGAATAAGAGCTGCCTATTATGCTACTTCTCTTGCTGAATATTTTAGAGATAAAGGATATAAAGTGCTTCTTCTTATGGATTCTTTAACCAGGTTTTGTATGGCAGGAAGAGAAATAGGTCTTGCTTCTGGAGAACCTCCTACAGCTCGTGGATATACTCCCTCTGTATTTGCAATACTTCCTAAGCTTTTAGAAAGAGCCGGTCCAAAAATCGGTGCAGGTGATATTACTGGAATATATAATGTTTTGGTAGAAGGGGATGATTTTAATGACCCCATAGCTGATTCAGTGAGAAGTATAGTAGATGGACATATTGTACTTTCAAGAGACCTGGCTCATGAGGGACACTATCCTCCTATTGATATTCTTGCAAGTATAAGCAGAGTAATGAGAGACATCGTCCCGAAGGAACATTTAGATTTAGCTTATCAAACTATAGCAATTTTAGCTACTTATAAAAAAGCCGAAGATCTTATTAATATAGGAGCTTATGTTAAAGGTTCCAATCCAGATATAGACAGAGCTATTTCTTTAATAGGTGATCTAAAAAATTTTCTAAAACAACCAGTAGAAGAAAAATATTCTTTGGAAGATTCAGTTAACTTATTAAAAGAAATTATTAATAAAAAATTATGA
- the fliG gene encoding flagellar motor switch protein FliG, translating to MAKIDPNKLTGPQKAAIFLMLMGEEFTSEVYKYLDEEDIKRIGIEMAKIEYIPAEAVKKVLEEANIEVREVLGNINVSPEEFLKQSLLKAYGEKGKELYEEIKKEIGPEIFKKLRKLDPKTIASFLANEHPQTIAIILVHLDPYLSGQVLQLLPERIRGDVLLRIALLDKIDPEIVKEISDSLEAELQSVGGVLGKKIGGPEKAAEILAHAGRTLEDELLTEIEDENPALAEEIRKHLFTFEDFLKVDDFAIQTLLREISTDDLKLALKGASPQVKEKFFRNMSKRAADLLKEELELMPPVRITEVEKAQQNIIRTAKKLEQEGKIVLTRGEEEFV from the coding sequence ATGGCTAAAATAGATCCTAATAAATTAACTGGACCACAAAAAGCAGCTATTTTTCTTATGTTAATGGGCGAAGAATTTACTTCCGAAGTATATAAATATTTAGATGAAGAGGATATTAAAAGAATAGGAATTGAAATGGCTAAAATTGAATATATACCTGCTGAAGCAGTTAAAAAGGTTTTAGAGGAAGCCAATATAGAAGTAAGAGAAGTTCTGGGAAACATCAATGTTTCTCCAGAGGAATTTTTGAAACAAAGTTTATTAAAAGCTTATGGAGAAAAAGGTAAAGAACTTTATGAAGAAATTAAAAAAGAAATTGGACCTGAAATTTTTAAAAAGTTAAGAAAACTTGATCCTAAAACTATTGCAAGCTTTCTTGCTAATGAACACCCTCAAACTATAGCTATTATCTTAGTTCATCTTGATCCCTATCTATCTGGACAGGTTTTACAACTTCTCCCAGAAAGGATAAGAGGAGATGTACTTTTGAGAATTGCTCTTTTAGATAAAATTGATCCTGAAATTGTAAAAGAAATAAGTGATTCTTTAGAAGCTGAATTACAAAGTGTTGGAGGTGTATTAGGTAAAAAAATTGGAGGACCTGAAAAGGCTGCAGAAATCTTAGCACATGCCGGAAGAACTTTAGAAGATGAACTCCTAACTGAAATTGAGGATGAAAATCCCGCTTTAGCTGAAGAAATAAGAAAACACCTCTTTACCTTCGAAGACTTTCTTAAAGTTGATGATTTTGCAATACAAACTCTCCTTAGAGAAATCTCAACTGATGATTTGAAATTAGCTCTAAAGGGTGCCTCACCTCAAGTAAAGGAAAAATTCTTCAGAAATATGAGTAAACGTGCTGCTGACTTACTTAAAGAAGAATTAGAATTAATGCCTCCTGTTAGAATTACAGAAGTTGAAAAGGCTCAGCAAAATATTATAAGAACTGCCAAAAAATTAGAACAAGAAGGAAAAATAGTTCTTACCAGAGGAGAAGAGGAATTTGTCTAA